In Paenibacillus dendritiformis, the DNA window TGAAGAGCTTGACGCAGGGGGGCCAAATCCTGACCTCGAAGCAGGCCGAGGAGATTGCTCTCCGGGAAATCAATGGCGACATCCGAAGCGTCGAGTTGAAAAAAGAGCACGGCCGCACGGTATTTGAGGTCGAAATCGCGACGGCAGACGGACGTGACGACAATGAAGTGACATTGGACGCCCTGTCCGGCAAGGTGCTCAAGGTCGAACGGGATGATGACGATGACGCGGACGAGCGTCAGCGTGACCGCCGCCCAAGCCAAGCGAAGGAGCGCACAGCGACCATTTCGAAGAAGCAAGCGGTCGCCATCGCGCTTCAAGATACGCCGGGCCAGGTGATTGAGACCGATTCCGGCAAACACGTCTACGAAATCGAAATTCGAAGCGGAAATCGCGACCTCGAATACAAAATCGACAAGTATACTGGCAAAATTGTGGACAAAGAGGTAAATGACGCCGACGAGGATGATGAGTGGGACGATTAATGCGGCCTAAGGCGGCATAAGGCGGCAGAGGGGACGGGCTCCCCTCTTTTTTATGGCCGCCTGTATCAATCCAACTGCCGTGAAGTCCGGGTCATCGGTACGCTTGACTCCCTCACGATAAGGCGCGGCTCGAATTGAACCCGCTCGTACACGCCCCGCTTCTGCTCGATTATCCGGTTCAGCAGCAGTTCCGCGGCCACTCGCGCCGCTTCGGCGCCCATAATCGAGACGGAGCTCAGCTTCGGCGTCGTAATCGTCCCCCAAAAGATATTGTCGATCCCGACGACGGCGACATCTTCAGGCACGCGGACGCCTAACTCCTTGAACCGGTTGAGCAGCCCGATCGCGATCATGTCGTTGCCCGCATACACGGCGTCGGGCATATGCGCCAGTCCGGCGAAGTAATCCGCGGCCCTCATCCCGGTCTGCAGCGAGAAATCGTCGCCGAAATAGACGAGCGAGATATCGACTTGATGCAAGGCGTCCTCATAAGCGAAAAACCGCTCCTCGATAATGTCCTTGGGCGCGCCCGCATACGCGATGCGCGTGCGGCCGATGCCGATGAGATGCTCCATCG includes these proteins:
- a CDS encoding PepSY domain-containing protein, translating into MKRTFIASMAGLLLLGGAVGAAAVGTANGSVKSLTQGGQILTSKQAEEIALREINGDIRSVELKKEHGRTVFEVEIATADGRDDNEVTLDALSGKVLKVERDDDDDADERQRDRRPSQAKERTATISKKQAVAIALQDTPGQVIETDSGKHVYEIEIRSGNRDLEYKIDKYTGKIVDKEVNDADEDDEWDD